agtattactcttttaattTAAAGCTACCAATTGACAATTGAAACTTGGCTATTATTCCAAATGCGTGATTGTTTTTgtatgaaagttaaaaagatACTAAAATAGGTTTCTTGGCCAAGTCATATGTATATACAATATGAAACTTCTGACCAAGACGCTAGATGCATGACACAGAGATTTGCCATAAAGCAATATGAAACCTGTCCAAgacgctagctagctatatatcgTGCATGAGCTAGCTGTCTTTAGTGATTTAAAGTGATCACTTCTAATTTGTATTAAAtgcttaataaatatttttaatatataatttcttaatgtAATGTTCGGGAGTCTAATTTTACTAAACCGTGCTATTGTTTATTATCCGTCAATGATCAAACTCATATACACTTCGCCATTATTAATATGGTATTGTGGCGGAGACTATAGACTATAATGAATACAACACTTAATTAATGcatgagggttaaaaaataagtttaagtAACGTATGAAGTACCGCGCGATTGACTTGTAGTTCAATtggtataatatattatttatgttgtatatatatatatttttttttttttacaaaagtgaTATGTACGTGTTGTAggatgatatgatatattagaaaaaattaaaagaataatgttagatacagtcatggATTGTACAAATATCGCGCACTAGaatgagatttactattaaaaaattaatttttttgtataaatttcatatttacttattttttttaaataatacgtAATATTTAGACAttctataattacaaatatcatttctttaattaatatattatcgTAAGATTGTAACTGTCGATtggcaaattaaaaaaaaaaaaaaagtgtgacaTATGAAGTATTGGAGGCCTCAAGCTCATGGACTCATACCAGGTCTGGGGCCGAGTTTTGGAATTACCAGGCTGGTCCAGTACTTATGTTTAGGATCAGGGCCATAGCCCATTTGCCTGTCCTGAATGGCTGAAACAGACGGATCCGGTTATAacgtaaatataaatatttctttattctACGCTCTCTTTCTTCGAAAACCGATCGTGTTaatttacctactttttaatatttcttctcAGTTCTGTATAGAAATGGCGGAGCGGCAAGCGCTGGATCAGCAGCACCAGATAGATCCACAGCTGCAATCCTCGCCGCCTCCAAGGGACGACATGAATGCTTGCGTCTCAGCACTAGAAACTGCTTTGCTTCCATGCTTGCCTGCGCGAGAGCTTCAAGCTATTGACCGTTCTCCCCACCCTTCTCATCAGAGTTAGTGAACCAATTTCCTCACTCGTCTTATTCCAGTTCATAGAAGCtctgaaaagaatccattttttTACTTCCTTTGtgtgtctttttttttgtttggtattCTTCTTTTTGGGTTTGATAAACTAggaaaaattttcttctttagttcATTCTTGGGGTCAAGTATAAATTAGCTGAAGGAGtagctttaaattttattaggaTGGGTTTTTGTTCCTTCCTAGAAGACTGCAGTGGGCGTGTTCTGCTTTATTTAGAAGAGCTCTGAGGTACAATTTCCCCGAAACCGCAATTTTTATAAGCAAGAttctataattattaatttattgtagcTTGGTGGACGTCAAGGAATTGCATGATGCTTGTAGTGCTATATTAAGTCCTGGGAATCTAGGTGAGGTAGCAGTGTAAATACATGTTTTGTTTCAAAACAGCACTACTGCCTTAACCCACAAGGTGTAAGATTATGCGGAAAATTTCTTAAGATGACGCCGAGAAATTTTCTGTAAAGCCAAATCATTACAGCCTACTTAGAGGTCGATGTCTcgaaaacttgaaaattttatggGAATAATTAAATATCCATAGAGATATAAGGGAAGTAGGAGATCTATTAAAAAACACTCTGGAAAACATaattgttggtttatttttttgagcTATATCTATTGAGTTAGGTTTTTCCAAAATAGTATGTCTGGTAAAACTATGTGAGGGAGGAGCACAGAATGCTGTAGTTAGGGTCAAAGGAATGATACTGCCGAACAGATTGAGGGGTTGGAAAAATAGAATTTGAGGAAGAAGATTATGTTTCAACTTTATTCTAGAAGGTAAGGTAGAAGTGTGAGCCTGCAAAACTGGAATGGTCTGATCTTGTTATTCCAGTTTGGGTACAATTTAAGAACTATAAGTATGTAGATGGATACCAATTTAGGGTGTTTTTCTTGGCTAGAAATGattgttaataaaattgaattataaaCACCTTTATGAGGTACCAATAAAAGCTCAACAAAACATTTACATtcttacaatcaattttcttttaatccaTTGCTTTGCTAAAGCCATTTAGCATATGATTGCGGTGCATTTAACTGTGTATCATAATGTCCAATGAGGTGTAACATTTTCATCTGTTTTTGGATAAGGTTTACATTTCGTACGTGGAAGGATAATAAAGCTCAAGTGATTATTTTGGAGTTTAACCGAGACTTTTTTAGAAGGAAAGTGCACTGCTAGAAGTTGCGGTCTAGTATAATTacaagatctctctctctctctctctctctctctctcaagtggTTAATGGTCATGGTTCTTTAAAGAGGTTAACAATGATAGTTCACTTGCATGGCTCTTAAAAATTAGTTGAGAAGTGTTTTAGTAAGTTGGCATTGGGCTTGAGGGAGTAGAATATTCAGTGTGCCCGAGAAGCTTGTTTCTAGGAAAAGTTTTGGCATCTCACAGGGAGGAACATGAGAAAAGTTTGGGTAAAGCCTCTGATAAGATTTAATTCCTTTGATGGAGGATATGATGATAATTAGAGTAATTGTGCAGGGTCTTGCTTATGCTCAAGTCTTGTACTTATTTCCTTCCACTTAAGATAATTTGTCCTGGAAGTATGGAGTGTCATTGATAGTGCTTTAGCTTGCTCTCATGAAGCAGATAGCCCCCTTCGGGGAAGATGGTTGTAAATCCCTGCCACACTGGAAATTAACAGTCCATTACTAATTTACTTTGCTTAAACCCCACCtccccaaagaaaaaaaaattcattggcAGCCATCTCTGTGTTTGTGTGATAGTGGAGTAATAAAGAACCGGCATAAAGATTACCTCTCTTGCATGTCTCACAATGCAAGTGATCATGGAAATAATGTACAATGAAATTACATAAAGCCTTTAGTGTTACTAATTTCTCTATGAAGAACTTCcctttattcttaattttatcCTTCTGATTTCTGAGTTCTTGAGGTGTttccactttctttcttttttattccccCATTTTGCTTTGGAAAAGCTTCACTGGACTCTGTAGTTAGCTCAAATCTGTGGGTAACAAATGCATTTGAAAGCTTTTCTCATATTTAAAGGCTCATTAGGACTTCACTTTTAGCTCATAATGATAGGTGTTAATTTTGTTACTGACAGTTGATGTGGAAAGGCATGCCAGAGATTTTATGGAGGCTGCCAAGAAGCTTCAGCTATATTTTATTGGCCTCCAACGTGAAGATAAACCAACAAAGGCTGAAACACTAGGAAAGGTAACCCAAAGTACATCTGCAGTTGGTATATAGTATATCCTATAGACATTCTCCTGTAATTCACAAGTCAATTGTGTCTTCATCATTACGTCTGCTTTCGACAGGAGATTGCTGTGATGGAGGAAGAATTAAAGATAAAGAgtgagcttatcaagaagcagGAGAGGCTGATCCAAGGGTGGAGAAAAGAGTTGAGAGACCAGTTGCACAAACACAACACTGAGTTGGAGAGAGTCTAGTGTATGTCTCGGAAGCAATAAGCTTGTTATTTTCCACAATTGGGGGCATGCTCTCTTATTGTAACTTTAAGCtaatggcatttttttttaaccatgcAATGCTTTTGTAGCTTGTAAGATGTgtaccaaaaatatttattgaatccATAGCTACAAATTCCAAGTTTTGCATGGTGCCAAGAATGATTTGGTGAGAGATTGCAAATTGAAACATTAAGCAAGAGAACGGAAGTGGTTTTCCGCAAATGGACACGAAACAAACTGTAATCTGAATGGAAAAATCCCGAGGCGTTACGAGCAGATGAGGCCTGTAAATTGCAATGTCTTGCAAACCAAAGAGCTAGTCAAAAGCACCTAAAAAAGTTCGTATTTCAGCAACAATGCTCAACATCGAGAAGGATTTGGGACACAGAATTCGAATTTCAAAACTCCTCCATGGTTCTCCCCCTAAGATGAGACAGGAACATAATGTTAGTTTAACACGAATGTACTCTGTTTCAGTGTTGTGCTCATGTATTATGTAGCATACACATTTTCACATTCGTACATAAATGTGCCATATCCTCTTAGCGGCCTTCTTTTTCCACCAGTAATATATTCACTATATCATTAAAACCATCGTTGAGATCCAAGCAGCATGAGATAAATTTTTCTGGAAATTGGATAGACTTATCgaacaacaaaaatgaaactTTAGACAGGTTGACCAAAGAAACAGTCAGATAAGAAACTCAATTCTTTGTAAATGGGAGAAAGGAGGATCAATAATATTACAACAACTACGACGATACActatcatttttgaaaattgagaATGTAATTAAGTAAAAAGGCAAATAAGAGGATACGGCATTCGGTTGGTAACATTGAATCAAAGATGTGATTCCAGCCATTCGCCCCACCTGGATAGCAAAAGCAGAAAACCCATTCGTCTATTTCTTTGCATAAGTGATCAACATAGGGTTCTGTTGAGTTATCTTGAAACCTTGGAGTGCCTGCATCGCAGCTGTTGATTGAATCTCATCTCCATACTCCACAAAGGCAATCCCTGGCTTTGTTTCCACCATTCTAACTTCCTTAAAACCAGGATATTGGTAGAAGAGCATTTGCAGCATCATCGGAGTTGTCTCATGGGGAAGATTCTGCACGAATAGTATGCTATTTGGTGGAGCGGGTGCCTCTGGTACCATAGCCTTTGCACCACCAGGATAAggtatctgtgtgtgtgtgagagagagagagagagagagagagagagcaaaatgGCAAGGTTTGTATAAGAGAACTAATTAAACAAAAGTTTCTACATATAAGAAATAACACACCCATCAGAATGGGTATATGCACCAGCGTGAAGTGTTTATAGAGCCCAAAAAAATGCTAAATTTGAGGCCACATTTCATGAAGAATACAGAAGAAACGACCAAAAAGTCGGAGAACATGCTTACAGAAGGTGTTGCACCATAAGCACCAGCATAAGCAGGATTCAGACCAATTCCAGGTTGATTAGCATCATGTtgctcttttttcttccttcctgCCACATTAGGATGCATTTAAATCTCAGTTAAAACAAACCAGTTACAAGAAAACCAGGTGTACACCATACATTTGCCACTCTAGCCCAGAGAAACAGACAAGGAGGTGTCCAATACTTCTTAGAGACTCCATGATACATGTCTGATACTGGTTGACAAACACAATACAAACACAAACATGCACTCGTGACATACATTCTCAAGAAAGCTTTTTTGATGACAAAGAATTTTGGCAACTGCAAAATTCATGTCTTTTCACCAGCTTTTCACCAATGGGATGTTGCCTCTACAAATTATTTGCACCTAAgggttcaaaccttagacctaaGGGAGCACACTCCAAAGACCAAGGTCTTTACCAGTGCCACTTAAGCCAACCCCTGGGGT
This genomic interval from Juglans microcarpa x Juglans regia isolate MS1-56 chromosome 4D, Jm3101_v1.0, whole genome shotgun sequence contains the following:
- the LOC121260402 gene encoding U1 small nuclear ribonucleoprotein A-like, coding for MAEVATGTEVPPNVTIYINNLNEKIKLEELKKSLHAVFSQFGKILEVLAFKTLKHKGQAWVIFEDVSSASNALRQMQGFPFYDKPMRIQYAKTKSDVIAKADGTFVPRERRKRHEDKGRKKKEQHDANQPGIGLNPAYAGAYGATPSIPYPGGAKAMVPEAPAPPNSILFVQNLPHETTPMMLQMLFYQYPGFKEVRMVETKPGIAFVEYGDEIQSTAAMQALQGFKITQQNPMLITYAKK
- the LOC121260403 gene encoding mediator of RNA polymerase II transcription subunit 28-like, translated to MAERQALDQQHQIDPQLQSSPPPRDDMNACVSALETALLPCLPARELQAIDRSPHPSHQIDVERHARDFMEAAKKLQLYFIGLQREDKPTKAETLGKEIAVMEEELKIKSELIKKQERLIQGWRKELRDQLHKHNTELERV